A segment of the Streptomyces sp. L2 genome:
GGGCCAGGCGGCCCACTGACACCCTCCGCCCCGTAGGGCCCCGGCCGAGGCGCCGCGGCGGCGTGACCCGCACGCCGCCGCGGCAGGCCGGGGGCCATTCCCTTCTTCTCCCTTCTTCCCTTTCTTGCCAGAACGCGTACAGCCCCGTATAACGTTGGAAAACCGGGTGCCGGCCCTTCGGCGTGCCGGGCCCGGCCGCGGGGCGTGGAACAGGCGCGCCGGCCCGGGGTCCCTGCCCGGACGGGGAGGAACGTCGTGCGGGTCAGCCTCAAGGACGTCGCGTTGCACGCGGGTGTCTCCATCAAGACCGTCTCCAACGTGGTCAATGGCCACCCGCACGTCACCCCGGCGATGCGGGCTCGGGTGCAGAAGTCCATCGACGAACTCGGCTACCGCCCCAACCTCACCGCCCGGCACCTGCGCAAGGGCCGGACCGGGATCATGGCCCTCGCCCTGCCCGAACTGGGCAACCCCTACTTCGCCGAACTCGCCGCGGAGGTCGTCGACGCGGCGGCCGAGCACGACTACACCGTCCTGCTCGACCACACGGGCGGCCGCCGGGACCAGGAGGCCCTGGTCAGCCAGGGATTCCGCACCAGGGTGATCGACGGTCTGATCCTGAGCCCCATCGAACTGGAGGCGGAGGACCTGCGCGAGCGGGCCGAACCCGTCCCGCTCGTCCTGCTCGGCGAGCGGGAGTACGACCTGCCCTACGACCACATCGCCATCGACAACGTCGCCGCCGCCCGCGACGCGGTGCGCCACCTGATCTCGCTCGGCCGGCGCGACATCGCCTTCCTGGGCGCCCGCCGCGGCCGCAGCCAGCCCGCTCACCTGCGGCTGCACGGCTGGCGGGAGGCGCTGGACGCCGCCGGGCTCGTCGCCGACCACCGACTGGTGGCGGCCACCGACGGCTGGGGCCACGCCGACGGAGCGGCGGCCATGGCCCGCCTCCTGGACGCCGGGCACCGGCCGGACGGGGTGTTCGCCTACAACGACCTCATCGCCATCGGCGCCATGCGCGTCCTGTCCGAGCGGGGGCTGCGCATGCCCGAGGACGTCGCCGTGGTCGGGTTCGACGACGTGGTGGAGGGCCGGTTCGGCGCCGTCACCCTCACCTCGGTCTCACCCGACAAGGCGTCCATCGCCAGGATGGCGGTGGAGTCCGTCCTCGCCCAGGTGAACGGCGCGCCGCACCACCGACCCCGCCGCATCCACGCCGGCTACTCCCTGATCCACCGGGAGAGCACGCTCGGGCGCGCCTGAACGGCAGTCCGGTCATTCGCCACCCGCCACTTGCCCGGGAGACACGCCACGTCCGGTGCTCGTTCCCCGGTGGCACGCGGGGGAGCGGTCAGGCGTGGGCGGCCGCCTTCGGGGCCGCCGACCGTGCAGGGGCTTTGGCGGTGAGGTACCTCTTCCAGCCACCGGGAGGCTCCTCGCCGACCTCCAGGGCCCGCAACTGGCGCAGGAGCGCGGGGTCCTGGGCGTCCAGCCAGTCCACGAACTGCCGGAAGGACACCATCCGTACGTCCTTGGGGTCCGACATCTGCTTCAGCGCTTCCTCGACGGCGTCCATGTAGATGCCCCCGTTCCACTCCTCGAAGTGGTTGCCGACGAAGAAGGGCGCGCGGTTGGTCTCGTAGGCGCGGCGGAATCCCGCGAGGTAGGACGCGGTGGCCTGCTTGCGCCAGCCCGGGTAGTTGTACGACGGCGCCCGCGTGGAGTTCTTGGACTGGTTGGCGAGGATGTTGTAGTCCATGGACAGCACTTCGAAGCTGTGGCCCGGGAACGGGATGCCCTGGAGCGGGAGGTCCCACACGCCCTGCCGTTTGCTGGGCCAGCGCTGCACGCCTCCGGGCGAGGAGGCGTCGTAGCGCCAGCCCAACTCCCGTGCCACGGGCAGCAGGTTGTCCTGCCCCAGCAAGCAGGGTGTGCGGCCGCCGATGAGTTCGCGGCTGTAGTCGAAGGGCAGCGGATCGTGCGCGTGCCAGCCGGTGTTGGTGCGCCAGGACGTGACGAACGACTTCGCCTGTTCGATCTCGCTGCGCCACTGGTCGGGCGTCCACTTGGCCACCGAACCGGAGCCGGCGCAGAAGTGCCCGTTGAAGTGGGTGCCGATCTCGTGTCCGTCGAGCCACGCCTGACGGACGTAGCCGAGCGTGGACTTGAGGTGTTCGTCGGTGAGGTAGCCGATGTCCGAGGCGCCGACGGGGTTGTTCGGCGGCTTGTACAGGTCGCGCTTGGACTCCGGCAGCAGGTACAGCCCGGAGAGGAAGAAGGTCATGTGGACGCCGTGGTCCTGGGCGGTCTTGAGGAAGCGGGGGAAGAGCCCGGTGCCGACCTCGCCCGCGCCGTCCCAGGAGATGATCACGAACTGCGGTGGTTTCCGCCCGGGTTCGAGCCGTTCCGGCGTCGGGGGCTGGTTGGGCTGACGGCCGGTGTAGGCGGTGGAGCCGTCACCGATCAGGTGCGGCGCGATGCGGGGAACGTCTTTCGGGCCTCCCGGCGCCCCGGTGTGTCTCCCGGCCGGGGGAGAGCTGCGTTCGTCGGTCGAACCGCAGCCGGCGAGACCGATCGCCGCCGCTCCCAGTCCGAGTCCCATGCCCAGTGCGTTTCTCCGGCTCAGCTCGCCCATGGATGCCCCAACCCGCGCCCGGAGACGCGTTGTCGTGAAGTCCTGTCCGGCAAGCACCGTAAGTACTATTAATATGTTTATCCGTCTTTGGGTCGGTGTGTCTCGAAGGATCCGCGCGAAGTTGCCCCGGACGGAGCAACGGGCGGCCGCGGTGCGGCGGGGTGAAGTGAAGGCAGGGCGCGCCGGGGCTCAGACCGCGCGCCAGCGCGCGCCGCACCAGGAGAAGACACCGAACGCGGCGAGCCCCAGGGCCACCACGGCGAGCAGCCAGGGCCCGGCCGGCAGCTCCCGGAACGACCGCAGCGTGTCGTCCATGCCCTTGGCCTTCCCAGGCTGATGCCGGACCGCGGCGACGACGGCGAACACACCGGCCGCCGCGAAGACGATCCCGCGCGCCGCGCCCCCGACCACGCCGAAGCAGTCCGTGAACCGCCGCACCCTCCCCGACATCTCGCCGGTCCGCAGGGTGTCCCGGAACTTCCTCCGCACGGCCCGGACCGCCATCCACACCCCGGCCACCACCACGGCCGCACCGGCCGGCCCCACCAGCCACGGGCCGCCGGGCAGGCCGAGTGCCACGGCCGTCACGTCCTCGGTGCTCCGATCGGAGGTGCCGCTCCCGCTGCCCTTGTGCCCGGCCGCGTAGGAGAGGACCGAGTAGGACACGAAGACGTAGAAGAGGCAGCGCCCGAGCGCCGCCGCCCGCTTCGACGGCTTGTGCCCGTTCGGGCCCGCGCCGCCGAACACCGCCTCCGACAGCCGCCACAGTGCCATACCGGCGAGCGCCGCCCCCACGACCCAGAGCAGCGCCGCCCCGAACGGCTTGCCGGCGAGCTCCTCCAGGGCGCCGCCGCGGTCGGCCTGCCGCCGGTCTCCGTCGCCGCCGAAGGCGATCTGCAGCGCTATCACCCCCACCAGGCAGTAGATCAGCCCGCGCGCGACGAACCCGGCCCGGGCCGCCACCGCCATCACCGCACCATCAGCCGCACGGCGCGCCCGGCCGCGCCCCCGCAACGCCCATGCTTGTGCATCCATATCCAGCCGGTGCCCCCGCCACGGTGTCCGACACCTGCACGCCGCCAGACGCGCGACAGCCCCTCGGGGCATCAAGGGGCTGTCGCAGCGGACCTATGAAGCGGGTGCGGCCGCTACGGCCTCGTCCATGGCGGGTGTTCTCCCGCCCTTGAGGAGGGTCCCCAGCGAGTACGCGCCGGGGCCGAGGCAGGCGATCAGCAGGAACGCCCAGCAGAACATGACGGCCGGCTCGCCGCCGTTGTCGATCGGGAGCAGTGCGCTGGACTGGTGGACGCTGAAGTAGGCGTACGCCATGGACCCCGAGCAGATGAGGGCCGCGGTCCGTGTGAACAGGCCGAGCGCCACGAGGCCGCCGCCCACCAGTTCGATGACCGCGGCCCACCATCCGGGCCACTGGAGCACGGGGACCGTGCCGCCGCCGTAGGCGCCACCCAGGACACCGAACAGGGACGCGGCGCCGTGGCAGGCGAAGAGGAACCCGGTCAGGAGGCGGAAGGCGGCCTGCACGAGGGGACGCGGGCTGCGTAACCGCAGTGCCGGTGAGAAGTTCATGGGGGTACTCCTCGGTCTCGGAAACCTGGCGGCGGCGTCAGATTTCAGACATGAACATGTCATTTCAGGTCTAGCGCACGACACGGGCCCGCACCAGGAGTCCCATGCTCTGCGTTTCCTCTGAAGTCGCCGGCCCGCGACGGGGACCGCACGCGCTCACGGAGTGATCAGAAGGACGATGCCGGCGCCCAGGATCGTCCACACCAGGCCGGCGAACACCATCACGGCGCAGCCGCCCCCACGGTTGAGAAGCAGCACCACGATCGGCGGCAGACCGAACAGCACCCAGCCCAGCACCAGCCACCGCACCACAGGCCCGCTGGACGGGACCGTCTCGGTGGACCGGTGGCCGTGCAACTCCAGGGCGACCACGTGCCCGTGCCAGGTGGTGAGGGCGATGCGGGCGTCATGTCGCCCGATCGAGGTGTAGAGGGACTTGCTGACGTGGTGCTTCTCAGTGTGCGAGGCTTCGCCCTCACCACGGCGGATCGTCACCGTGTAGTCCGTGCCGTCATCGGAGGACACGGCATACCAACTGTCGATCGCCGCCGTCTCCCGGCCGAGACAGGCCGCCCCATCGGTCTGGCCGCCGCGGCCGACGGAACACGGACGGGCGTGGCGATAGGCGGCCAAGTCGCGGTACGGGCCCACCGCCTGCACCACGCAGAGCGCGATCCCCACCACCCAACTGGCCGCAAGAACCGTCACCACCACGGCAATCCGCAACGTCTCCCGCTCGAACCGCCCCCGCAACGCCTCCCAGACCCCCTTCGAGCGGTTCCCCCTCCACAACGCGCCCCCGGCCCAGCCCACCGCGAGAGCGTGGACCCGCCCGCGAAGTCTACTGCCGTTCCCATCCACGGTAGTTGCGGACATCGTGCCCACGAGCGCCAGGCTGCGGCGGCCCGGCGGCATTCCGGCTTCAGTCCTCGGTGACGCGGATGATCGTCTTACCGCGGCGCCGCTTGCCCGGCGTGAAAGCGCCGACCGCTTCGGCGAGCGGCCGCACGTCACCGATGATCGGCTTGAGGCGTCCGTCCCGCACACGTTCGGCGAGATCGCTCAGGCGCACGCGGTCGGGTTCGACGACGAAGAAGACAGCGCGTCCGTCGCGCGGGCGGACGGTGACGGGCTCGGCGATGGTGACCAACGTGCCGCCAGGGCGGACCAGAACGCTGGAACGCTCAAGGATCTCGCCGCCGATCACGTCGAACACCACGTCGACCTCGCCGACGTCCTCCAGCTTCTCGCCTTGGAGGTCCACGAAGGCATGGGCGCCCAGAGCGAGTGCGGTGTCGCGGTCGTCGTGGCGTCCCGTCCCGATCACCCGGGCGCCCGCCGTGCGGGCCAGCTGCACGGCGATCGAGCCGACGCCGCCCGCGGCGCCGTGGATGAGGACGCTCTGCCCGGCTCGGAGGTGGGCATGGTCGAACAGCGCCTGCCAGGCGGTGAGCCCGGAGACGGGCAGCGCGGCAGCCGTGACGTGGTCGACGTCGGCGGGGAGCGGGGCGAGATTGCGGGCCTCGACCGCGGTGTACTGGGCCAGAGTGCCGTTGCGGGCCCAGTCGGTCAGGCCGTACACGCGCTGCCCGACGGTCAGGCCGGTCGTGCCGTAGCCGAGTTCGGTGACGACGCCGGACAGCTCGTGGCCGGGCACGCTCGGGGTCCGGTCGCGTCCGGCCCGGTCGGTCCAGGTGCCGGGCCAGTCCAGCTCACCCGGTGTGAAGCCGGCGGCATGGACCTCGACGATCACGTCGTTCTCAGCGGCATGCGGGTGGGGCAGCTCGGCGAGAGCCAGCCCGCCGGCCCCGGCCTCGCGGTTCTGGACGGTGATGGCTTGCATGAGGGGGTTCCTCCGTGGGACGGGAGGTGGCGCTGGGATGCGCCGCGTCGGTCACCTTCGACCTTAGGATCCGGGCAGCCCGAGCATGTGGGCCATTCCTGCCCGCTTCGAGTAGGCCATTTCGCCCAAGACGACACTCGGCGACGGGGGAGAGCCGGCCGCAGAGCAGGGGAGGGGCTCGGGTGATTCATCTGCGGCCGGCGGGAGACCCGACTCCTGTACGACGAAGGAGGAAGGGACATGCTGCTGCTCGGTCTCCTGCTCATGGCGGCCACCGCCGCCTTCACCGGCCTGCTCATCGCCTTCAACCTCGAAGGAGGACCCACCTACGCCGTCTCCCTCTTCGGCGGTCACCCCTTCACGATCAGTGTATTGGGCGCCTTCCTGGGCGGCCTCGCCCTGGCGATCTTGTTCGGTCTGGGCCTGTGGATGTTCCTCGGCGGAACCGCCCTCGCCGCCTACCGCGGCCGCAAGCGACGCGCCCGACGCGACGAGATACGCCAGACCAGGGCGGAACGCGACGCCATGGCCGAGCGCCTGGAAGGCAGCGGCGCCCCCGCCGACTCCCGCTCGCCGGCCCCGGCCCCGCGCCGCCCCCACCGCCTCCACCTGCCCGGACACTGACTCCAGTGCCGCCTGAGAGCGGCGGAGGCAATGCACCGCTCGCAAGGCGCACACGAAGGTGAACGTGTCATGAACGATGCCAGGCCCCTCGCCCTGGTCACCGGCGCTTCCAGCGGCATAGGTCGTGAGCTGGCCGGGCAGCTTGCCGAGCGCGGCTACGACCTCGTCATCAACGCCGAGGACGACGCTCGCCTGCTGCATGCAGCCGAGCCGATCCGGGCCGCGGGCGCGCACGTCGACGTGATCCAGGCCGATCTGCGTGACTACGACCAGACCGAGCACCTCGTCGACACCGTCCGGGCCGTCGGACGGCCGCTGGACATCGCCGTGCTGAACGCCGGCGTCGGCAGGGGCGGCGCGTTCGTCGACATCGATCTGGCGGACGACCTGGAGATCATCGACCTGAACGTCAGGTCGACCGTGCACCTCGCCAAGCGCGTCGTCCGCGACATGGCGGCCCGCGACGAAGGCCGCATCCTCGTGACCTCGTCCATCGCATCGACCATGCCCGGCTCGTTCCAGGCCGTCTACAACGCCACCAAGTCGTTCCTGCAGTCCTTCGTGCAGGCGCTGCAGAACGAGCTCAAGGACACCGGCGTCACCCTGACCTCGCTGATGCCGGGCCCGACGGAGACCGACTTCTTCCACCGGGCGGACATGGACGACACCAAGGTCGGCCGGCAGGACAAGGACGCCCCCGCGCAGGTCGCCCGGCAAGGACTCGACGCGCTCCTTGCCGGCAAGGAGAAAGTCGTCGCCGGCTCGGCCAAGACGAAGGCTCAGGGCATGGCGAACAAGATCCTCCCCGACAAGGCCAAGGCCGAGGCGCACCGCAAGATGGCCGAACCCGGGTCGGGACAGAACGAAAAGCCCCATTGAGAGGGCCGACTCGCTCAACCCCGACTCGCCACCGCCCTGCTTCAGCCAGGAACACCGACAGAACACCGAACAGCGCACCCTCGACGTGGCGAGTGAACGCCACCAGCCGCTGCCCGGCAGCCCTTCGCGGTGCGACGCACCGGTTTCGCACCGGCAGGTACCACCGCGTGTCCGCCTGCATGCGGAGCATGACCAAGACCGTGTCGAATTCAAAATTTTACTTGTATTTGGCAAGCGGTCCATGTGTGGTCTGCCGCGATGCTGGTAAGCGAGTGATCACAACGTACTGCGCCCCGGGAGGCACCAGGGCCTGGAGGACCGGTAGGAGGCCCTCAGTACAACGTGCGTCACACGGAACCAGGGAACGGGTGGTGGCATGAGTTCGTTGTCCGAGACCGAGACCGGAGAGCCGGTCGAACAGCCAAGACTCCGGCGGGACCTGGGCCGTGTGGGCCTGCTGTTCGCCGGGGTCGGGTCCATCATCGGCTCCGGTTGGCTCTTCGGGGCCCTCAAGGCGTCCCGGGAGGCCGGGCCGGCATCGATCTTCTCCTGGGCGATCGCCGCCGTGATGATCATTCTCATCGGGCTGTGCTTCGCGGAGCTGGGCACGATGTTCCCGGTCTCCGGCGGCGTGGTCCGCTTCCCCCATCTGTCCTTCGGGTCGTTCGCCAGCTACACCATGGGCTGGATCACCTGGATCGCGGCCGCCACCGTCGCCCCCATCGAGGTCGAGGGCGCCCTGCAGTACGCCACGAAGTGGGCGGACTTCACCGTCCTGCACAAAGCCTCCGGCGCGTACACCCTCACCGGCCTCGGATACGCGGTCGCGGCGGCCGCCATGGCCTTCTTCGTGGTGGTGAACTACTTCGGCATCCGATGGTTCGCCCGGGTGAACAACGTGCTGGTGTGGTGGAAGCTCGCCATCATCCTGCTGGTGATCGTGGCCTTCTTCGTCACGGCCTTCCACGCCCACAACTTCAGCGCCCAGGAGTACGGCGGCTTCGCCCCCGGCGGCGCCAAGGGAATCTTCACGGCCATCTCCACCGCCGGCATCACCTTCTCGTTCCTCGGCTTCCGCCAGGGCGTCGAGCTGGCCGGCGAGACGGACAACCCCAAGCGCAACGTGCCGTTCGCCATCCTGGGATCCGTGCTGATCACGGCCGTGATCTACATCCTGCTGGAGGTCGCCTTCATCGGCGCGGTCCCCACCCACGACCTGACGTCCTCCCACGGCTGGCTCAACCTGAGCTTCGCCAACGACTACGGTCCGCTGGCCGCCATCTCCAGCGCCATCGGCCTCAGCTGGCTGGCATACACCCTCTACGTCGACGCCGTGATCTCCCCCGGTGACACCGGCCTGATCTACACCACCGTCACCGCCCGCATCTCGTACGCCATGGGGCGCAACCGCAACGCGCCCGAGGCCCTGACGAAGACCACCCGGCGCGGCGCCCCGCTGGTCAGCCTGATCGTCACCTTCATCGTCGGCCTGATCATCTTCCTGCCGTTCCCCAGCTGGCAGCAGCTGGTCGGGTTCATCACCTCGGCCACCGTGCTGTCGTTCGGCTCCGGGCCCCTGGTGCTCGCCGCCATGCGACGCCAGATCCCCGACCACGCCCGCCCCTTCAAGGTGCCCGGCGGCGACGTCATCCCGTTCCTCGCGCTGTACGCGGCGAACCTCATCGTCTACTGGGCGGGCTGGAACACCAACTGGAAGCTCTTCGCCACCATCGGGATCGGCTTCGTCTTCCTGGCGATCTTCGAGGCGACGAGCAAGGGCCGCTCCCCGGCCCTGGACTGGAAGGCCGGCGCCGGCTGGGTCATGCCCTGGCTGATCGGGCTCACCGTGATCAGCTGGGCCGGCGACTACGACGGCGGCCGTGGCTATATCGGCTTCGGCTGGGGCTTCCTGGTCAACCTGGCACTCGCCGCGATCGTCTACTTCCTGGCCCTGCGCGTCAGGCTCCCCAAGGCCCGCGTGGACGAGCACATCGAGCAGGCCCGTGAAGAGGCCCGCATCGAGCAGGAGGAACTGGGCCCCGGCCCCGAAGCCGCCTGACCCCCCCGCCTCCCCCCGCCTCGCCCCCTCCCAGCCCGATGGGAGGGGGCGTCGTGGTGGCGGCTCATGCGCATGGTGATTCGACGCCGTAGCCGCCTCCACACTGCCGAGGATCAGCCACAGCGAAATGTGGCGACCTCGCCGCCAGTTGCGGTACCGGAACTCGATCCGCCCGCGCGTCAGGTCGTACGGCGGGAGCTTCAAGAGCCCCCGGTCATCTGGCGTGATCTTGAAGTAGTTCTTGTGGATCTTCCGCCGCTGTGCGCGAGCACCTGGTGGCCGTTCTCCAACTCCACGGTGAAACACGGCGCTGCGCAGGCATTCGACGACCCTGCCCTCGATGTCGATAACCTCCCTGTTCCTCGTCATCGCGCCAGCTACAGGCTGCTGCTCACCAGCCGGGCGCCGATGCCCTCGAACAGCACCGAGGCCGCTCGACCGGACTCCTGGACCCCGGTCCGGCCGGCGCCGGCACCAGCGTGGTCAGTGGGGTACGCCAAGGCGCCGCGCTGGAAGTGGCCCTCGACGTCGCGGAACGTGCCGTCAACTGGCGGAACATCGCCGACGAACTCACGGCGGCCCGCGATCAGAACCCCTCCCCGCGTACCTGGCGGCCGTACTCCGCGGCAACAGGTGACGTCGGCCTGGCCGTGCCCTGCTCGTATCTGGACCGATGCTTCCCCCCGAGCCGGGTGGGACGCGATGGGTGACAACTTCTTCCGTGCGGCCCGGCGCGCGGCCGGCCGCTCAGCGCACCTGTCAGCCGGACTCTTCGCCGGGATCAGCGGACTGAATTCGACGGCAACGCTGGTGCACCGGCAAGACACACATCACCAGCACCCAGATGGCATCCCTGCACACGGAAATGGCGTCGCGTATCTCCGTCATGACATCCCGCCTGCGCTCTGGCCAAGGGCTCGCCGCAGTGGAAGGCCACGACGTCGTCTCCGGGTGAGCGGTGTGACCGCCGGCCTGCTGGCCTATGACCCGCACAACAGTCTGCCGGAGGTACGGGGTGCCCTGGTGTGGCTGACCGCCCGCGTACCTGGCCTACCGCGCTGGGCGACCCCGCCCGAACGATTGGTGAGCGCGCCGGCGCGCCGGTTTTACCCCTACGGCAAGGTCGATTGCGGGCTGGGGCACGGCGTCCCAGGCCCATTGAGCGCGCTGGCCCTGGCGCTGCTGGAGGGCCATGAGCTACCGGGCCAGTCGGCAGCGGTACGGGACATGCCGACTGGTTGCTGGAGCATCGCGGCGACGATGACTGGGGCGTCAACTGGCCGTCCGCCACCCGCCGTCGGACGACAGGCACACGCCTGTGCCGGGACGGGGTAGCCCGGCTCGTAGCGCTTGGTGCTATGGGGCACCAGGCGTGGCACACGCGCTGTGGCTCGCGGGTACGGCCCTGGGTGACCACGACCTGCACGATGTCGCGACCGAGGCCATGGCCGCTGTACTGAGGCGCCCTGCTCACATGCGCTTCATCGACTCGCCGACATTCTGCCACGGCGTGGCAGGACTGCTGCAGATCGTCCTGCGCTTCGCCCACGCCACGCGTCTGCCCTTCCTGCATGACGCGGCGGACCACTTGTGGAGCAGCTGCCCGCTGCCTACGAGCCTGAGCGCCCGTGGGGCTACGCCGCGTTGGATTCCGGGAACCACCCGGTGGACAACGTGGGACTCGTCGACGGTGCGGCTGGCGTGGCGCTTGCGCTTCTGGCCGCGGCCACAGATGCCGTGCCCACGTGGGACAGACTACTTCTACTCTCCTGAAGCTCCTCGACGGCATCGACGACGCCCGCAGGCCACGGACATCCGTACAGGCCGGGCCCCAAGGTGTGGACTCGCAGGCTCTACCCGCACATTCGGGTTCGCTCCAAGGTCTTGGCGTACTCCATGCCACGATGTGTGACACCACTCGCTACGGCGCGGCCGAAGCCCTCGCCGGGATGGGATGCAATTGATTGCAGGCCCGTGGCCTCTGGCTTTACGACTGCGGTCAACTTCCTTTGCCCCACGGCAGGTTGATCTCGCTGAAGATCGAGTACCTGCCCGGTGACCGTGACCCCAAGCCGGTGTGGCTGTGGTCCTCACGCACCGGCATGACCGGCCAGGCCGTCGATGTCCGCCGGCAGGCGTTGCTCCTAGATGCAGTCCCGCGGGAGCGGAACTCGGTTTGACCACCGACGGAGGGTGCGATGGGGGACACTGTTCAGGCCAGCGACGTGATGGCGCGCCGTTACACGTTCGTGCGCATTTTCGGGACCGGCTGCTCCAGCCCCACCATGTCGGGGTGCACGGAAGCGGCCGGCGCGTTACTGCTCTTCGCCGTTAAGCTGCCCGGTCTCGGTCTCGGCCTGGTCTGTGCCACTGTGGTCGAAGACGTCCAAAACCAGACGGTGGCGGTGCCGGATAACGGGGCGGGCAACTGAGCGAGCGGATACGGTTCCCCCATGACGAAAACTGCCCGGACCATGAAACGTACGGGAGCCCTCGTCGCGGCAGCCGCCGCGGCCGCGCTCGCCTTCCCGGCCCAGGCCCACGCCGCTGCCGTCGCCTGCGGCGGCGGGGTCTCGACGCAGAACATCGGCGCCCGGGGCTGCATTTCCGCCGAACGCTGGAAGGACGGGAAGATCTTCTGGCGTGACATCACCGCCCACGCCCTCATCACCAACTCCCGCTCCCACGCCTCATGGGTCGAGTACGAGGCGTACCTCCACGTGCAGGGGGACGGCGACGACTGGATGAAAATGGGCAGCGGCCGGACCATCGTGCAGCGGCGTTCCACGGTCGGCCCGATCGCTGTCGCCACCTCCACCCGCATCTGTGGCCCAGTCAAGATCACGATCCGCGTCCACGTGAGGCCGGCCGGAGGCGCCTGGTCGAACTGGTCCAGCGCGGCGACCTCGCAGTGCCAGACCTGACCCTGCCACACTCCGCACACCGCAGCGCCCCCGCCTCCGCGACCAGGAGGACGGGGGCTCTCGTGTTTTCTGCGGGGGAATGATGCCGGCCACGGACCCCCTGCGCAGCTCCTTCGCCGCCTTCGCGGTCTCCCGATTCAGACGCGCCTCGAACTCCTCGCGCGTCTCTACCCGCAGCCGGTCCGCGCTGCGATGGTGTCACTCTTGAGCATCTTGATCCGATTGACGCTTGCCTTCCACGACTCCGGAGTTCCAGGGAAGCGTGAGGCCCGGCGATGACGGCGCCGAGGTCGCGTTCAAAGCGCTGGGCGAAGGGCAAGTACGCGCCGGTCTTGGTCCGCGCGCCTTGCTGACCGTCTGGCCCGGCTGACCCCGGACGTCGGCTGGCCGAGGATGCCGGTGCGTCCGGAGACCAGGCCGCGGGCGACGGGGTCGGGGCGGTAGCCCAGTTCCTCCGCGGCGCGGCGTACCCGGTCGCGGGTGGCCGGGGCGATCTGGCCCTTGCCGCGCAGGGCGTGGGAGACGGTGGTGACGGACAGGCCGGTCGCCTCCGCCACGTCGCGGATGCCGACGCGCCGGCCGCTTGTTCCCTTGGCCTGCGCGCCCGAGGTATCCCGAGCGCCCTTGGCCTGCGCAGCCGATGTATCCCGCGCACCCGAGGTATCCCGCGCGCCCTTGGCCTGCGCAGCCGATGTATCCCGCGCACCCGAGGTATCCCGCGCGCCCTTGGCCTGCGCAGCCGATGTATCCCGCGCACCCGAGGTATCCCGCGCGCCCTTGGCCTGCGCAGCCGATGTATCCCGCGCGCCCGACCAGGTGGTGACCCTGATCGGCGCCTCCGGCAGCGGCAAGTCCACGCTGCTGCGCTGCGTCAATGGCCTGGAGGACATCAGCGGCGGCGAGATACGGGTCGCCGGCGAGGTCGCCTCCGGGCGAGGCACCGACGTCAACCGGCTGCGCCGCGACGTCGGCATGGTCTTCCAGCACTTCAACCTGTTCCCGCACATGAACGTCCTGCGCAACGTCGTCCTCGCGCCGATGCGGTTCGCGGGCGTGCCGCGCGCCGAGGCCGAGGAACGTGCCCGCACCCTCCTCGCCCGCGTCGGCCTCGCCGACAAGGCGAACAGCATGCCCGACCAGCTCTCCGGCGGACAGCAGCAGCGCGTCGCCATCGTCCGCGCGCTCGCCACCCAGCCGCGCGCCCTGCTCCTCGACGAGATCACCTCCGCCCTCGACCCCGAACTCGTCTCCGAAGTCCTCAACATCGTCCGTGAACTCGCCGACGACGGCATGACCATGCTGCTCGCCACCCACGAAATGGGCTTCGCCCGGGAGGTGTCCCACAAAGTGTGCTTCCTGCAC
Coding sequences within it:
- a CDS encoding lanthionine synthetase LanC family protein, which encodes MPGRGSPARSAWCYGAPGVAHALWLAGTALGDHDLHDVATEAMAAVLRRPAHMRFIDSPTFCHGVAGLLQIVLRFAHATRLPFLHDAADHLWSSCPLPTSLSARGATPRWIPGTTRWTTWDSSTVRLAWRLRFWPRPQMPCPRGTDYFYSPEAPRRHRRRPQATDIRTGRAPRCGLAGSTRTFGFAPRSWRTPCHDV
- a CDS encoding LacI family DNA-binding transcriptional regulator, encoding MAEATGLSVTTVSHALRGKGQIAPATRDRVRRAAEELGYRPDPVARGLVSGRTGILGQPTSGVSRARRSARRADQDRRVLALRPAL
- a CDS encoding amino acid ABC transporter ATP-binding protein — encoded protein: MACAADVSRAPDQVVTLIGASGSGKSTLLRCVNGLEDISGGEIRVAGEVASGRGTDVNRLRRDVGMVFQHFNLFPHMNVLRNVVLAPMRFAGVPRAEAEERARTLLARVGLADKANSMPDQLSGGQQQRVAIVRALATQPRALLLDEITSALDPELVSEVLNIVRELADDGMTMLLATHEMGFAREVSHKVCFLHQGVLLEEGPPEQIFGDPQQERTRAFLRRIVEAGCL